The Deltaproteobacteria bacterium genome segment CGCTGGTACGACCGGATCGAACGGTCGATGTAATCGACATTGTGCTCCTCGTACCGCCAGCTCGGGTCCAGCCCGCAATAGGTTTCCAGCAGCGAGATCATCGTCAGCTCGCTCACGACAAACGGCTTCACGATGAGGCCGGTCGAGTAGGCGATTTCCGCCTTCACCACGTGTTCGCCCGGATGGACCATGAGAAGGTACAGGGTCTTCGACTCCACCCGGTACGGAAACACCCTGGCGCTCACGCACCGCTCGCGGCCGATCCGCTCGACCAGCGCCGGATCGATGGCCGCCCGGTCCACGGCGATGGTCGGCAGGCCATACTGCCGGGAGAGGCACAGGGCCACCTGGTCTTCGGTGAGCACGCCCATCTCGACCAGGTTGGTGGCGAGCTGGCCCCCATAGACGGCCTGGTGGCGGATCGCCTCCTCGATCTGCTCCCGCGTGGCGAGACGCTCCTTGAGCAGAAGGCGGGCTAGCAGTTCCATGCGGTCAATTAAGACCGATTGGCGCCCAAAAAGGGAGTGCCCGCCGGTGGTCCGGTGCGGGCGGACCAGCTAATGTTGCCGCATGGATCTGGGACCGCCGAACCTGCCCTCGCGGAACCGCGCCTACGGGCTTTATGACTCCCCGCTGGGGCGGCGGCTCCTCCGGTCGCGGCGCCTGCTCCGGTCGCTGGAACAGGACCTCGCCGAGAATGGCGCCGTCCACGGATTCCGTGTCTCCGAAAATCCCGATCGCGGCGGATTCGACCTCACCATCCGGATGTCCTGCGAACCCGGCAGCTACCGCCGGACGACCTTCATCACCCGGGCCGAATACCGCTACCTGCTGGAAAACCCCAGCCTCGCGCCCCTGCTCCGCGCCGGCCGGTACCTGATGTAGCTATTTCCCGCCCGGCGGGACGAACCGCGGCGGATCGGTGATCCGCGGCCCCTGGTTCGGCGGGTAGTTTCCGCCCGAAGATCCGCCCTGGCCGAAATCACGGTAGGTGAACTCGATGGTGAACTGGTTGGCCTCGCGGCGGAGGTTGCGCTGGTAGGCGAACACGATCGACACGTTGGGGTTCTCGAACCCCGCGCCCATCGTCATGAGAAAGTCCCGGATGGCCGGCTCCCGCAGCACGCCGCCCCTCAGCAGCAGTTCCTTGACGGGTTCGGCCTCTATGCCGACCAGGAATCCCGCGTCCAGATCGCTCGACCGGGTGAGGTCGGTAATGACGCCACCGGCACCGCGGAGCCACTCCAGCGGCGCGATGCTGCCCGTGATCTCCACGTTCCGGGCAAGGCGCTCCTTGTCTGTCCCGATGAGGTTGCGGCCCACGAGGGCCGCCGACAGGTTCCACAGGTTGGGCAGCGGGTCCATGTGCGCCGAGAAGGTGGCATCCACCACATGATCGCTGCCGCCTTCGATGGGGATATCCGTGCGGAGCCAGTTGACCGCCGCGCCCGCGTACAGCGGGATTCCGAACAGCGGATAGCCGTCGGCAATGCCTAGGGAAAGGTAGCTGTAACGGGGCGGCCGGATGTCCTTGCCCATGAAGCCGAACCCGGCGTCCGATTCCATGCTGTAGTAAAGCCCGGCGGCGAGCTCGGTCGTCACCGAATCGATCACCCCGATGTTGTACTGGTCGGAGCCGTCGGCATTTCGCTGGTAGCCGCCGCCGATTGAGAACATCTTGAGCCGCGCCAGGGCGGCGGGATTCAGCCGGACCAGAGCCGGATCGACGATCAGGCTCGCCCCCGCCCGGCCCATGCCGATGCTCCGGCCGCCGGGGGTAAGATCGAACTTCGGAACGCCGAGGCCGCCCAGGTATTCCTTGCCCGGATTCACGCAAACAGCGGGATCTTTGGATTCGAGCGTGCACGCGGGCGCCTGGGCCTGGAGCCGGGCCGGCAACAGCAGCGCCGCCAGCAGCATCAGGAAGGCAACGGGACACGAAACAAACTGACGGTGAAACCGGATCAACGGGGACTCCATCCCGCCTGCCACTGCCGCGCTCCGCGAAAAAGCCCGGCCGAATGCCCTCCGGCCTATCGTGCCCAAGATACGGACTCCGGCGGAGAGTTTCAACCGGCCGCCAGAGGATGCTATGCATAATGCTCCGGAAGCATTACGCAGGGAAAGGAGAAGGTCCGTTGCCGGGATTACGGAAAGTCAGGACGGCGGTCATTCCCGTGGCGGGGCTCGGCACACGTTTTCTGCCGATCACGAAGTCGGTCCCGAAGGAACTTTTGCCGGTCCTGAGCCGCCCGACGCTTCATCTGATCTGCGAGGAGATACTCTCGGCCGGAATCCGCAACGTGGTGCTGGTATCCAGCCCCTCCAAGGGTGCGCTGGAGGACTACATCAGCCCCAAGCGCGTCCTCCGGGAGCACCTCCGGAAGGCGGGCAAGGATGAGCTTCTGGCGGGCTGGAAACGCAGCCTCGGCAGGCTCAGTTTCCGGGTGGTGTACCAGCGCAGGCCGCGGGGCCTCGGCCACGCGGTCCTCCAGGCGGCCCGCGCCGTGAAGGGTGCGCCCTTTGCCCTGCTGCTGCCGGACGAGATTTTTTTCCACGCCCCGGGAGAACAGACCGGACTGGCGAAACTCGTGCATCTCCACGAACGGGAAGAGGCGCTTGCCACGATCGCCGTGAAGAAAGTCCCGGCGGCGGACGTGAGCCGGTACGGCATCGTCCGTCCGGCCGGAGCCGCACGGCCGGGCAGGCCCATGCTGGCCGCCGGAATGGTCGAAAAGCCGGAAACGAGGGCGGCACCCAGCCGCTATGCCATCATCGGCCGGTACGTGATCGACCCCGCCGTCTTCGGCGAGCTCCGCAGGGCCCGGCCGGGAGCGGGCGGCGAGATACAGCTCACCGACGCGCTCGATTCCCTGTGCCGGAAGGGAAAGGTGCTGGCAACCGAGGTGCCCGGCGTCCGGTTCGACACCGGAGTCCCGCTGGGACTGGTGAAGGCGAATCTCTACGCCGCCTGGCAGAATCCCCGGCACCGGACGGAACTGAAGGCACTCCTTCACACGCTTGAAAAGTCCGCCCGTCAGGGACACCGTTAGCCCCCGATGCTGACCCTCTACTACTACGACAGCTGCCCCTTCTGCCGCCGGGTGATCCGGGCAATCGACGAGCTGGGCATCCGCGGGCAGCTCCAGTACCGGAACATCCACGAAAGCCGTGAGGCCGCCAGCGAGATCCGGCACTACCAGAATGGCCGCTCGCAGGTTCCGATGCTGCTGATCGGCACGGTGCCGATGCTCGAATCGGAGGACATCATCGCCTATCTGCGGGAGCGCTTCGGCCAGAAGGCCGCAAGCCACTGACGGCAAGGGAACCCGGCTGACCCCGATGGCACGAAGCGAGGCACCCACCGCCGACCAGGTGATGAAGGAAATCGAGGCCGGACGCATCCGCCCGGTCTACTATCTGGCGCCGCTCGGATCGGGCGATCCCGTGACCGAACCCTATTTCGTCCAGGAACTGCTCCGTGCGCTCCGGGAAGCCACCGTCCGCGACACGGCCGACTTCAACCTGGACCGTTTCGACGCCGCCTCGTGCGAACCCGACCGGATCACGGGCGCGGCGCAGACGTTCCCGATGATGGCAAAGCACCGGCTCGTGGTCGTCCGGAACGCAGAGAGACTGGACACCGAGGCCGGTCACGACGCCCTCATCCCCTACCTCGAACGGCCCGCCCAGAGCTCGGTCCTTGTCATGGAAGGCGACAAACCTGACGGGCGGCGGAAGTTCGCCAAGGCGCTCCAGGAAGGCGGAGCCTATGTGGATGTCTCCCGCCCCAAGGAGGAAAAGCTGGGCTACTGGATCAGCCGCTTCGCCCGCCTGAGAAAACGCAAGGTGAGCGACGGGGCGGCGGGCCTGTTCATCGAGCGGATCGGCGCCGACATCACCGCCCTCGACCAGGCGATCGAGGTCGCCACGCTGGTCAGCCCGGACGCCGACACGATCTCCGAGGAGACGGCCCTTCAGGTGATCGCCCGCACGCGGGGGTACACGGCGTTCGAACTGTTCGACGCCATCACCGACCGCGACCTGGCTTCGGTCTATGTCATCCTGGACAAGCTGGCGGAGGGGGCGAATCCGGAATATCCGGCCATCATCGGCGGCCTGCACTGGAGCTTCCGGCAGATGCGGCGAATGAACGAGCTGAAGACGCGAGGGGTCTCCGGCGAGGAGGCCTGCCGCGAACTGAAGATATTCTTCAGGCGGGACGAGAAGATCCGGGCGGCGGCCAAGTGGCGGGGCGCCCCGTGGGACCGGCTGGCCGGGCGGTTCTACGAAGTGGACCGGCTGATCAAGGGCGCGCCCGTGGACCGGCGGCTGGTGGTCGAGAAACTGCTCACCGACATGGCACGGCGCTAAGACAGGCAGATGATTCCCGCACTGGCCGGTGGCATCGGCGTATTCCTGCTGGGCATGGTCCTGCTCACCGACGGGCTCAAGTCGCTGGCCGGCGGTGCCCTGCGGAGCATCCTTGCCCGGTTCACGCGGGGGCCGGTTTCCTCGATGGCATCGGGCGCGCTGGTGACGGTGCTGGCGCAGTCCTCCACGATCACGACGCTGGCCACCATCGGGTTCGTCAACTCGGGCCTGCTCAACTTTACCCAGGCGGTCGGCGTGATTCTCGGAGCGAATCTCGGCACCACCGCGACCGGCTGGATGGTGCTTTACCTCGGCCTCAAGTTCAGCATCGTCAACGCGGCCATGCTGATGGTGGGTGCCGGAGCGCTGATGCGCCTTCTGGGGCGCGGACGCCTTGCCTCCGGAGGACTGGCCCTGGCGGGGTTCGGCCTCATCTTCGTCGGCATCGACATGCTCCAGACGGGCATGAAGCACCTGGGGAACGATTTCGACCTGAGCGGCTACGAGGCCGCCACAATCTGGGGAAGGGCGCTGCTGGTCGGCACCGGCGTGCTGATGACCGTGGTCATGCAGTCATCCAGCGCCGCAGTGGCCACCACGCTCACCGCGCTTCATACCGGCGCCATCCAGCTCGACCAGGCCGCCGCGCTCGTCATCGGCCAGAACATCGGCACGACGGTCAAGGCTGCCCTGGCGGCGATAGGCTCCTCCACCGCCGCCCGGCGTACCGCCCTCGCCCATATCCTGTTCAACCTGCTGACGGGCACGGTTGCCCTGCTGGTATTTCCATTGTTCATGCATCTGAACCGGCTGATCGCCGGAGAGATCCTGCACGAAAGCGGCGCGATGGTGCTCGCCCTGTTCCACACCTCGTTCAACGTGCTGGGGATACTCCTCATTTCACCGTTCCTGGGCCCCTTCGCACGGGTCATCGTCCGGCTTCTGCCCGAACGGGGACCGGCGCTGACGCGCCGCCTGGATGACAGCGTGACGGTGGTGCCCGCGCTGGCTGTCGAGGCCTCGCGCCACACCATCATGGACACGGCGGCAGAAGCCTCGCGGCTGGTCCGGGAGCGGGTACGTGGAACCCACCTGCCGGTGCTGCAGGAGGAGATCCATGCTGCCATGCAGGCGGTGGACGATACCCGGTCCTTCATCGGTCGGGCGCAGATGCACGATCACGAAGGCGGGCACTATGCCCGGTTCCTGTCACAGCTCCATGCTCTCGACCACCTTGGCCGGCTGCTCGGCGCGGTGCAGGAAACCCAGCCGGCAAGCATCATCGATTCCGTGGCGCCCCTTGGCGACGTGCGCGACCGGCTGGCCGCCGGTCTGGCAGGCCTGGAGGCCTGGCTTGGCGGACTGGACGGCACCTTCGATGCGGTGGAACCACTGCGGACGCTCTCAACCGAGCTGGCGGAAATCCGGCGCACGCGCCGGGCACAGATACTGGAGCACACGGCCCGCGGGCGGATGTCGCCGCTGGACGCCGACGAGCAGCTCAAGGTGATGCAGTGGCTCGACCGGCTGACTTACCACATCTGGCGGATGAGCCATCACCTTGCCGGCAACGATACCACCGCCCGGCCGGATGGCCCGCTGCCAGCGGAATAGCTACCGGCTCAGGCCGGGCAGCTTGAGTCCCCCCGGAATGGGCAGGCTCCCTTTACCGGCACCCGCGCTCTTGATCGCCTCTTCAATCAGCTTTTCGCCTTCCTTCACCAGCGCCTCCAGATCCTTGTCGAGGCCCCCGATGATGCCGACCTTGGCCTGAAGTTCCTCAAGCGGTTTCTGCACGCGCTTCATGATCTCCGCCCGGAGCCGCTGCTCGAACTCCTTCACCAGTTCGGTGATGATCCGTCCGATCGCCTTTTCCAGGATTTCGTCCAGATTGGACCGGAGGATCAGGTCGTACTCCTCGGGACTCCCCCTGACCTCGGCCTCGATAAACAGCTTCTGGATGTCCCGGAGCGCCCCGTCCACGGCCTTGGCCACCGGGTTCTTCATCTGACCGAAGCCGGTCACGATCTCCACCGGCGTCATGTTGGCGGAGATCAGGCCGTTCACATGGCTCTTCAGGAACTCCATCTTGATGCTGACGTCCGCATCGGCGCGCTTCAGGTCGATTGGCCAGCGGCCGTCCTTCGAGAGCGGCACGTCACGGAACTGGAAGCCCCGGCCCGACAGGGCGACGGTGTCCTTGGGGTCCCGGGGACGGGTGCGGTTGAACTCCATGTCGAGCGAGGCCTCGCGGATGAGCGTTTCGAGCTTCTCTCCCACCAGCCGGACAGTCAGCGGCGATCCCAGAATGGCCTGATTGTCCGTGACGTTACGGACGTCGCCGGTGAACTCGCCCACCTCTTCAACCTTGAGCGTCACCCGTGACTTCGAGATCAGGAAGTCCGGCAGCGGACGGCGTTCCTTGAACTTCACGTCCACGCCCTTGCCGCGCTCGGGCTTCTTCTCCTTCGGCGACTCCTCCTTGGGCTCCAGGTAGGGGGATATCCGTGCGTGCCACATGAACGCCTGCGACAGGTAGCTGGCGTAGGTGGGGCCCATGAAGGTTCTCGTGAGGTTCGTCAGCCCCTTGCCGGAGAGGTTGTACTTGTCCTTCAGCCGTTCGATATCCTCGAACGGCGCCTTGCGCGCCTCCTCGGCCCGCTTCTTCACCAGCTCAAGGGTTTTTTCCAGTTCCTTCCGGGCCTTCTCGATCTTGTCGATCTCGCCACGGATCTCCTGCGGAAGCTTTGCGGCGGTGGCCGCCGCCGTGATTGCCGCCGCCGATCCCGCCTTCATGTCCTTCTTGATCTTCTCGACCCGCGCCTTGTAGTCGTTGAAGGTTTTCTTGCCCGGCAGGTCGTTCTTGACCCGCTTCTCCCAGGCGTCCCGCTCGCTGTCCACTTCCGCCCGTATGGTTTCCACGAGGCGGACCGACGCCAGATCCTCATTCTTCAGGATCGCCATGACGTCGGGAACTTCCAGCGC includes the following:
- a CDS encoding UTP--glucose-1-phosphate uridylyltransferase — its product is MPGLRKVRTAVIPVAGLGTRFLPITKSVPKELLPVLSRPTLHLICEEILSAGIRNVVLVSSPSKGALEDYISPKRVLREHLRKAGKDELLAGWKRSLGRLSFRVVYQRRPRGLGHAVLQAARAVKGAPFALLLPDEIFFHAPGEQTGLAKLVHLHEREEALATIAVKKVPAADVSRYGIVRPAGAARPGRPMLAAGMVEKPETRAAPSRYAIIGRYVIDPAVFGELRRARPGAGGEIQLTDALDSLCRKGKVLATEVPGVRFDTGVPLGLVKANLYAAWQNPRHRTELKALLHTLEKSARQGHR
- a CDS encoding glutathione S-transferase N-terminal domain-containing protein; protein product: MLTLYYYDSCPFCRRVIRAIDELGIRGQLQYRNIHESREAASEIRHYQNGRSQVPMLLIGTVPMLESEDIIAYLRERFGQKAASH
- a CDS encoding TIGR03545 family protein; protein product: MKWIRWQGLAAFAAVTGLIGLFWFVYVDRWVERYIENWGTFAVGAKVELDKADVSLFPLGLTLTRMQVTNPGKPMQNAVEIKRIAFLMDFWQLLLGKTHIDDMSVEGMEFGTRRKYSGEAKRNIDTVVPRPVTDFVVKQTGPLEFPALEVPDVMAILKNEDLASVRLVETIRAEVDSERDAWEKRVKNDLPGKKTFNDYKARVEKIKKDMKAGSAAAITAAATAAKLPQEIRGEIDKIEKARKELEKTLELVKKRAEEARKAPFEDIERLKDKYNLSGKGLTNLTRTFMGPTYASYLSQAFMWHARISPYLEPKEESPKEKKPERGKGVDVKFKERRPLPDFLISKSRVTLKVEEVGEFTGDVRNVTDNQAILGSPLTVRLVGEKLETLIREASLDMEFNRTRPRDPKDTVALSGRGFQFRDVPLSKDGRWPIDLKRADADVSIKMEFLKSHVNGLISANMTPVEIVTGFGQMKNPVAKAVDGALRDIQKLFIEAEVRGSPEEYDLILRSNLDEILEKAIGRIITELVKEFEQRLRAEIMKRVQKPLEELQAKVGIIGGLDKDLEALVKEGEKLIEEAIKSAGAGKGSLPIPGGLKLPGLSR
- a CDS encoding Na/Pi cotransporter family protein, which produces MIPALAGGIGVFLLGMVLLTDGLKSLAGGALRSILARFTRGPVSSMASGALVTVLAQSSTITTLATIGFVNSGLLNFTQAVGVILGANLGTTATGWMVLYLGLKFSIVNAAMLMVGAGALMRLLGRGRLASGGLALAGFGLIFVGIDMLQTGMKHLGNDFDLSGYEAATIWGRALLVGTGVLMTVVMQSSSAAVATTLTALHTGAIQLDQAAALVIGQNIGTTVKAALAAIGSSTAARRTALAHILFNLLTGTVALLVFPLFMHLNRLIAGEILHESGAMVLALFHTSFNVLGILLISPFLGPFARVIVRLLPERGPALTRRLDDSVTVVPALAVEASRHTIMDTAAEASRLVRERVRGTHLPVLQEEIHAAMQAVDDTRSFIGRAQMHDHEGGHYARFLSQLHALDHLGRLLGAVQETQPASIIDSVAPLGDVRDRLAAGLAGLEAWLGGLDGTFDAVEPLRTLSTELAEIRRTRRAQILEHTARGRMSPLDADEQLKVMQWLDRLTYHIWRMSHHLAGNDTTARPDGPLPAE
- the holA gene encoding DNA polymerase III subunit delta → MARSEAPTADQVMKEIEAGRIRPVYYLAPLGSGDPVTEPYFVQELLRALREATVRDTADFNLDRFDAASCEPDRITGAAQTFPMMAKHRLVVVRNAERLDTEAGHDALIPYLERPAQSSVLVMEGDKPDGRRKFAKALQEGGAYVDVSRPKEEKLGYWISRFARLRKRKVSDGAAGLFIERIGADITALDQAIEVATLVSPDADTISEETALQVIARTRGYTAFELFDAITDRDLASVYVILDKLAEGANPEYPAIIGGLHWSFRQMRRMNELKTRGVSGEEACRELKIFFRRDEKIRAAAKWRGAPWDRLAGRFYEVDRLIKGAPVDRRLVVEKLLTDMARR